In one Anaerohalosphaeraceae bacterium genomic region, the following are encoded:
- a CDS encoding glycosyltransferase family A protein, with amino-acid sequence MTISVIIPAYNNEQHLSRAIHSVLAQSRPPDEIIVVDDGSTDRTAEAAAAFGEKIRCIRQDNRGPGAARNTGIRAASGEWVAFLDADDEWLPDKLAVQTELLRRHPQLQWTCGNYIECLCESGRQAPALPEQRILAVLNGGQISPDYLKTCAEDLTGHTDTMLIRRSVLLEAGGFSDLRRFEDLDLWLRIAYRHPQIGYSARPLAIHHLQAGRHTSVIYPAAQAARLLIEQHLETAALMNRLDAFRPLAVFLLRRWMRALLFDPSQAREIRRLLNDFAALLPGRVRLQYTLLTAFPFLTAVGCRGLSFVVRTLGLRRRAVRKPPPLSG; translated from the coding sequence ATGACAATCAGTGTAATCATTCCGGCTTACAACAACGAGCAGCATCTGAGCCGAGCGATTCACAGTGTGCTGGCCCAGAGCCGTCCGCCGGATGAAATTATCGTGGTGGACGACGGTTCGACCGACCGGACCGCCGAGGCCGCAGCGGCCTTCGGAGAGAAAATCCGCTGTATCCGTCAGGACAATCGGGGCCCCGGTGCCGCCCGCAACACCGGCATCCGGGCGGCCTCGGGCGAATGGGTTGCCTTCCTCGACGCCGATGACGAATGGCTGCCGGATAAATTGGCCGTGCAGACCGAACTCCTGCGCCGACACCCCCAGCTGCAATGGACCTGCGGCAACTACATCGAATGCCTCTGCGAAAGCGGACGGCAGGCCCCCGCCCTCCCGGAGCAGCGCATTCTTGCGGTCCTAAACGGCGGACAAATCAGTCCCGATTATCTCAAAACCTGCGCCGAAGACCTCACCGGCCATACGGATACGATGCTCATCCGACGGTCGGTTCTTCTGGAGGCCGGCGGCTTTTCGGATTTGCGGCGGTTTGAAGACCTCGACCTGTGGCTCCGCATCGCCTACAGACACCCGCAAATCGGCTATTCGGCCCGTCCGCTGGCGATTCACCACCTCCAGGCAGGCCGGCATACGTCCGTCATCTATCCCGCCGCCCAGGCAGCCCGGCTCCTGATTGAGCAGCATCTGGAAACGGCCGCTTTGATGAATCGGCTGGATGCTTTTCGTCCGCTGGCGGTCTTTCTCCTGCGCCGCTGGATGCGGGCCCTGCTCTTTGACCCCTCGCAGGCCCGGGAGATTCGCCGTCTGCTGAATGACTTCGCCGCCCTGCTGCCCGGACGGGTCCGCCTGCAATATACGCTGCTGACCGCCTTTCCGTTTCTCACCGCCGTCGGCTGCCGCGGCCTTTCATTTGTTGTCCGCACGCTGGGACTTCGCCGACGGGCTGTCCGCAAACCGCCGCCTTTATCCGGATAA
- a CDS encoding glycosyltransferase has translation MKPVDVIIPLYNKERTILRAVRSVLHQTYPHWRLIVVDDGSTDHGAQRVQQMNDSRIFLIRQDNQGPGAARNRGIEAAQAPYIAFLDADDQWYPDYLQNGIAALESRPTASFAGTMYEEWPRQIEMTGYWLRRGVYPGFYRLTGREPAPLAEALMMFFHVGTTILRTDIARKYGGFYTENKCTFGEDTVFFARLVFNEPFLILPRVCVRHNRQDSSLSHSVSGAVAPILRNPSLLLDWCPPEKKKLAEDVLCYLALRTAHHQARNGFRKTAAELLERFPDARRFKGLYQFCRLQIAFSPLLKYWVLFKRFGGLYIRPPIQRFWRKLTRKPIRDPEQTREPL, from the coding sequence ATGAAGCCGGTGGACGTCATCATCCCGCTGTACAACAAGGAACGGACGATTCTTCGGGCCGTCCGCTCCGTGCTGCATCAGACCTACCCCCACTGGCGGCTGATTGTGGTGGACGACGGCTCCACAGACCACGGCGCTCAACGCGTTCAGCAGATGAACGATTCCCGAATTTTCCTGATTCGTCAGGACAATCAGGGCCCCGGCGCCGCCCGCAACCGGGGCATCGAAGCCGCACAAGCCCCCTACATCGCCTTTCTGGACGCCGACGACCAGTGGTACCCCGATTATCTGCAAAACGGGATTGCGGCCCTCGAAAGCCGGCCGACGGCCTCTTTCGCAGGCACCATGTACGAAGAATGGCCGCGGCAAATCGAAATGACCGGCTATTGGCTCCGGCGCGGCGTCTATCCCGGCTTTTACCGCCTGACCGGCCGCGAACCCGCCCCGCTGGCGGAGGCCCTGATGATGTTTTTTCACGTGGGTACCACTATTCTTCGCACGGACATTGCCCGTAAATACGGCGGCTTCTATACCGAAAACAAATGCACCTTCGGCGAAGACACCGTCTTTTTCGCCCGGCTGGTGTTTAATGAACCCTTTCTGATTCTCCCCAGGGTCTGTGTGCGGCACAACCGCCAGGACAGTTCGCTGTCCCATTCCGTGTCCGGTGCCGTCGCCCCGATTCTCCGGAATCCCTCTCTGCTGCTGGACTGGTGCCCTCCGGAGAAAAAGAAGCTGGCGGAGGACGTGCTCTGTTATCTGGCGCTGCGGACCGCTCATCATCAGGCCCGAAACGGGTTTCGAAAAACCGCCGCAGAACTGCTGGAGCGTTTTCCGGATGCCCGGCGGTTCAAGGGCCTGTATCAATTCTGTCGGCTCCAGATTGCCTTCAGCCCGCTGCTGAAATACTGGGTTCTTTTCAAGCGGTTCGGCGGATTGTATATTCGACCGCCGATTCAGCGCTTCTGGCGGAAGCTGACGAGAAAACCGATTCGAGACCCGGAACAAACCCGGGAGCCCTTATGA
- a CDS encoding glycosyltransferase family 2 protein: protein MVERNASPQPNQPSEQTAARSVPAPAGGISAVIPAYNSEAFIRRAVESVLAQTLPPQEIIIVDDGSTDGTRQAVQSCGGIVRYIRQDNQGASAARNAGIRAASGEWIAFLDADDEWLPDRLALQVRLLQQYPFLNWVTGNFYRCRCRRGHRQTLDLPGHRQQDLLRFLNGRPVFDSYFSAHQHGAMGCTDTMLIRREILLKAGLFLPGQKRINDADLWLRIAYLRQPLGYVFEPLAVYHLDTEGSILKAHRTAEHIDRFLQRHLELAEKAGLLDSFLPCAAAMLIWWLGCRLEDGSGAQIRFLLQKYRRLLPPASYKKFLIASFCPQAAAWYNRFKKILREIRKSRTL, encoded by the coding sequence ATGGTCGAACGAAACGCCAGTCCGCAGCCGAACCAGCCGTCGGAACAGACAGCCGCTCGGAGCGTTCCGGCCCCTGCGGGCGGCATCAGCGCCGTCATTCCGGCCTACAACTCCGAAGCGTTTATTCGACGGGCCGTTGAGAGCGTTTTAGCTCAAACCCTCCCGCCGCAGGAGATTATCATCGTGGATGACGGCTCCACCGACGGCACCCGCCAGGCCGTCCAATCCTGCGGCGGCATCGTTCGATATATCCGTCAGGACAATCAGGGTGCCAGCGCCGCCCGCAACGCCGGCATTCGGGCCGCTTCGGGAGAATGGATTGCCTTTCTCGATGCCGATGACGAATGGCTCCCCGACCGGCTGGCCCTTCAGGTACGACTCCTTCAGCAGTATCCTTTTCTCAACTGGGTCACCGGCAATTTCTACCGATGCCGATGCCGGCGCGGACATCGGCAAACACTCGATTTGCCCGGACATCGACAGCAAGACCTGTTGAGATTCCTGAACGGTCGCCCCGTGTTCGACAGTTATTTTTCCGCCCATCAGCACGGCGCGATGGGCTGTACGGATACGATGCTGATTCGACGGGAGATTCTCCTGAAGGCCGGACTCTTTCTGCCCGGACAGAAACGGATTAACGACGCGGACCTGTGGCTGCGGATTGCCTATCTCCGCCAGCCGCTCGGGTATGTCTTCGAGCCGCTGGCGGTCTATCATCTGGACACCGAAGGCAGCATCCTGAAAGCCCACCGAACCGCCGAACATATCGACCGGTTTCTTCAGCGGCATCTGGAGCTGGCCGAAAAGGCCGGTCTGCTCGACTCCTTTCTTCCCTGTGCTGCCGCGATGCTGATTTGGTGGCTGGGCTGCCGGCTCGAGGACGGCAGCGGCGCACAAATCCGTTTCCTGCTCCAAAAATACCGCCGGCTCCTGCCTCCGGCGTCTTACAAAAAATTCCTGATTGCCTCCTTTTGCCCGCAGGCCGCCGCCTGGTACAATCGCTTCAAAAAAATCCTCCGGGAGATTCGAAAAAGCAGAACCCTATGA